From a region of the Streptomyces tirandamycinicus genome:
- a CDS encoding FG-GAP repeat domain-containing protein produces MHALLRSALAVVIALPPLGMASSGRPSPAAPAAVSFSPHTVDGNLAGAAFAVASDVRGDARQEIVATGFGHFTTVPGGPPVPPAAGRLALYQQRGPGLGSWSKRLVFDTDARIPFPNEPNVADVDGDGDRDIVVPGGFFACTSRCGSLTWWEQRAGGTWRRHDIVPPGSSPLFYHRALLVDFDGDGRRDLVTVGESLQPVSRIEGLPPASAWAQVFRGTDGPERFSREPIDLAPGGGALPVVADVDSDGDLDLASAQYFEPGAAFVWLERTDGVSREHPMGRFTTHVIDSTQGKAIQLRPVHDLHGDGRTTWVGSNHTNTAFPPGSTDPASQVVSFGVPADPRSRWTPTPLSSGITARGRAGQGAPGVFGSGDLDGDRDIDLLVSGDGDDRLFWLEQKAGRAFETHVLATGAGQAGGAVVTDLDRRRPLRNEAVFTVFESDSVTVWTRD; encoded by the coding sequence ATGCATGCGCTGCTCCGATCCGCACTGGCCGTGGTCATCGCCCTGCCGCCCCTGGGTATGGCCTCCTCAGGCCGGCCGTCGCCCGCCGCTCCCGCGGCCGTCTCCTTCTCCCCGCACACGGTCGACGGGAACCTGGCCGGCGCGGCCTTCGCCGTGGCGAGCGACGTCCGGGGGGACGCCCGCCAGGAGATCGTCGCCACGGGATTCGGTCACTTCACCACCGTGCCGGGCGGCCCGCCGGTACCTCCGGCAGCCGGCCGGCTCGCCCTGTACCAGCAGCGTGGGCCCGGCCTCGGGTCGTGGTCGAAGCGGCTGGTGTTCGACACCGACGCCAGGATCCCCTTTCCCAACGAACCGAACGTGGCCGACGTCGACGGCGACGGCGACCGCGACATCGTGGTGCCGGGCGGGTTCTTCGCCTGCACCTCCCGGTGTGGATCCCTGACCTGGTGGGAGCAGCGCGCGGGCGGCACTTGGCGGCGCCACGACATCGTGCCGCCGGGCAGTTCACCGCTCTTCTACCACCGCGCCCTTCTGGTCGACTTCGACGGCGACGGCCGGCGGGACCTGGTGACCGTCGGGGAGTCCCTGCAACCCGTCTCCAGGATCGAGGGCCTGCCGCCGGCCAGCGCCTGGGCCCAGGTCTTCCGGGGCACGGACGGCCCCGAGCGCTTCAGCCGTGAGCCGATCGACCTCGCCCCCGGCGGCGGCGCGCTCCCCGTCGTGGCGGACGTCGACTCCGACGGCGATCTGGACCTGGCCTCCGCGCAGTACTTCGAGCCGGGGGCCGCGTTCGTCTGGCTGGAGCGCACGGACGGGGTGAGCCGGGAGCATCCGATGGGCCGGTTCACGACCCACGTCATCGACAGCACCCAGGGCAAGGCCATCCAGCTGCGGCCGGTGCACGACCTCCACGGCGACGGGCGGACGACCTGGGTCGGCTCCAACCACACCAACACCGCCTTCCCTCCGGGTTCGACCGACCCCGCCTCGCAGGTGGTCTCCTTCGGCGTTCCCGCCGACCCGCGCTCCCGGTGGACCCCTACTCCCCTCTCGAGCGGCATCACCGCACGGGGCCGGGCCGGTCAGGGGGCACCCGGCGTGTTCGGCAGCGGTGATCTGGACGGCGACCGCGACATCGACCTTCTGGTGTCCGGCGACGGCGACGACCGGCTGTTCTGGCTGGAGCAGAAGGCCGGCCGCGCGTTCGAGACGCATGTCCTCGCCACCGGCGCCGGCCAGGCGGGAGGCGCCGTGGTCACGGATCTCGACCGCCGCCGGCCCCTGCGGAACGAGGCAGTGTTCACCGTGTTCGAGTCGGACAGCGTCACCGTCTGGACCCGCGACTGA
- the rlmN gene encoding 23S rRNA (adenine(2503)-C(2))-methyltransferase RlmN, which yields MPKPGELTFVAPRGAKKPPRHLADLTPAERKDAVAAIGEKPFRAKQLSQHYFARYAHAPEQWTDIPAAARERLASELLPDLMSVVRHVSCDDDTTRKTLWRLHDGTLVESVLMRYPDRVTMCISSQAGCGMNCPFCATGQAGLDRNLSTAEIVHQIVDGMRALRDGEVPGGPARLSNIVFMGMGEPLANYNRVVGAIRRLTDPEPDGLGLSQRGITVSTVGLVPAMLRFADEGFKCRLAVSLHAPDDELRDTLVPVNTRWKVREVLDAAWEYAERSGRRISIEYALIRDINDQAWRGDLLGRLLKGKRVHVNLIPLNPTPGSKWTASRPEDEKAFIEAIAAHGVPVTVRDTRGQEIDGACGQLAASER from the coding sequence ATGCCCAAGCCCGGAGAACTCACCTTCGTCGCCCCCCGCGGAGCCAAGAAGCCCCCGCGGCACCTCGCCGACCTCACGCCCGCCGAGCGGAAGGACGCCGTCGCCGCGATCGGCGAGAAGCCGTTCCGGGCGAAGCAGCTGTCGCAGCACTACTTCGCGCGCTACGCGCACGCCCCTGAGCAGTGGACCGACATCCCCGCGGCCGCGCGGGAGCGGCTCGCGTCGGAGCTGCTGCCCGACCTGATGTCCGTGGTCCGGCACGTCTCCTGCGACGACGACACCACCCGCAAGACGCTGTGGCGGCTCCACGACGGCACGCTCGTCGAGTCGGTGCTGATGCGCTACCCGGACCGGGTGACGATGTGCATCTCCTCACAGGCCGGCTGCGGGATGAACTGCCCGTTCTGCGCCACCGGCCAGGCCGGTCTCGACCGGAACCTGTCCACCGCGGAGATCGTGCACCAGATCGTGGACGGGATGCGGGCCCTCCGCGACGGCGAGGTCCCCGGAGGTCCCGCCCGGCTGTCCAACATCGTGTTCATGGGCATGGGCGAGCCGCTGGCCAACTACAACCGGGTGGTCGGGGCCATCCGAAGGCTCACCGATCCCGAGCCCGACGGCCTCGGCCTGTCGCAGCGCGGGATCACCGTGTCCACCGTGGGCCTCGTCCCGGCGATGCTGCGGTTCGCCGACGAGGGCTTCAAGTGCCGTCTCGCCGTCTCCCTGCACGCCCCGGACGACGAACTGCGCGACACCCTGGTACCCGTCAACACGCGCTGGAAGGTGCGGGAGGTCCTGGACGCCGCCTGGGAGTACGCGGAGAGGTCCGGCCGCCGCATCTCGATCGAGTACGCCCTGATCCGCGACATCAACGACCAGGCATGGCGCGGCGACCTGCTCGGGCGCCTCCTCAAGGGCAAGCGGGTGCATGTCAACCTGATCCCGCTGAACCCGACCCCGGGCTCCAAGTGGACGGCCTCCCGGCCCGAGGACGAGAAGGCCTTCATCGAGGCCATCGCCGCCCACGGCGTTCCGGTCACCGTCCGGGACACCCGCGGCCAGGAGATCGACGGGGCCTGCGGGCAGCTCGCCGCATCCGAGCGCTAG
- a CDS encoding aspartate aminotransferase family protein, with translation MGNPIAVSKDRSDLSKSAYDHLWMHFTRMSSYENSPVPTIVRGEGTYIYDDKGKRYLDGLAGLFVVQAGHGRRELAEVAARQAEELAFFPVWSYAHPKAVELAERLAGEAPGDLNKVFFTTGGGEAVETAWKLAKQYFKLTGKPTKYKVISRAVAYHGTPQGALSITGLPGLKAPFEPLVPGAHKVPNTNIYRAPLHGEDPEAFGRWAADQIEQQILFEGPDTVAAVFLEPVQNAGGCFPPPPGYFQRVREICDQYDVLLVSDEVICAFGRLGKTFACDKFGYVPDMITCAKGMTSGYSPIGACIVSDRLAEPFYKGDNTFLHGYTFGGHPVSAAVGLANLDLFEREKLNQHVLDNEGAFLSTLQKLHDLPIVGDVRGNGFFYGIELVKDKSTKESFNEEETERVLYGFLSKALFDAGLYCRADDRGDPVVQLAPPLISTQETFDEIEQILRGVLTEAWSKL, from the coding sequence GTGGGGAACCCGATAGCCGTGAGCAAGGACCGCAGCGACCTCTCCAAGTCCGCCTACGACCACCTGTGGATGCACTTCACCCGCATGTCGTCGTACGAGAACTCCCCCGTGCCCACCATCGTGCGCGGTGAAGGCACCTACATCTACGACGACAAGGGCAAGCGCTACCTCGACGGCCTCGCCGGCCTGTTCGTGGTCCAGGCGGGCCACGGCCGCCGGGAGCTGGCCGAGGTGGCCGCCAGGCAGGCCGAGGAACTCGCCTTCTTCCCCGTGTGGTCCTACGCCCACCCGAAGGCCGTCGAACTCGCCGAGCGGCTCGCGGGCGAGGCCCCCGGCGACCTCAACAAGGTCTTCTTCACCACCGGCGGCGGCGAGGCGGTCGAGACCGCCTGGAAGCTCGCCAAGCAGTACTTCAAGCTCACCGGCAAGCCGACCAAGTACAAGGTGATCTCCCGCGCGGTCGCCTACCACGGCACCCCGCAGGGCGCCCTGTCCATCACCGGCCTGCCGGGGCTGAAGGCCCCGTTCGAGCCGCTGGTGCCGGGTGCGCACAAGGTCCCGAACACCAACATCTACCGCGCGCCGCTGCACGGCGAGGACCCCGAGGCCTTCGGCCGCTGGGCCGCCGACCAGATCGAGCAGCAGATCCTCTTCGAGGGCCCCGACACCGTCGCCGCGGTCTTCCTGGAGCCGGTGCAGAACGCCGGCGGCTGCTTCCCGCCCCCGCCAGGGTACTTCCAGCGGGTCCGCGAGATCTGCGACCAGTACGACGTACTGCTGGTCTCCGACGAGGTCATCTGCGCCTTCGGTCGCCTCGGCAAGACCTTCGCCTGCGACAAGTTCGGCTACGTACCGGACATGATCACCTGCGCCAAGGGCATGACCTCGGGCTACTCCCCGATCGGCGCCTGCATCGTCTCCGACCGGCTCGCCGAGCCGTTCTACAAGGGCGACAACACCTTCCTGCACGGCTACACCTTCGGCGGCCACCCGGTCTCCGCTGCCGTCGGCCTCGCCAACCTCGACCTGTTCGAGCGCGAGAAGCTCAACCAGCACGTCCTGGACAACGAGGGCGCCTTCCTCTCCACGCTCCAGAAGCTGCACGACCTGCCGATCGTCGGCGACGTCCGCGGCAACGGCTTCTTCTACGGCATCGAACTCGTGAAGGACAAGAGCACCAAGGAGTCCTTCAACGAGGAGGAGACCGAGCGGGTCCTCTACGGCTTCCTCTCCAAGGCGCTGTTCGACGCCGGCCTGTACTGCCGTGCCGACGACCGCGGCGACCCGGTCGTCCAGCTCGCCCCGCCGCTGATCTCCACCCAGGAGACCTTCGACGAGATCGAGCAGATCCTGCGCGGTGTCCTCACCGAGGCCTGGTCGAAGCTGTAG
- a CDS encoding ABC transporter permease produces MVLARPEVAEASGGSAGPRGRRLPRGKASLRGAAARAALLALPVAFFALFFAYPVASIVGRGLREGDSWRFGQIAEVVARPDILGVLWFTLWQAVASTGLTLLIALPGAYVLARLDFPGKELLRAVVTVPFVLPTVVVGTAFLALLGRGGLLDDLWGVRLDTTVWAILLAHVFFNYAVVVRTVGGLWAQLDPRQEEAARVLGAGRFTAWRRVTLPALAPAVAAAALMVFLFTFTSFGVVQILGGPAYTTLEVEIYRQTAQVLDLSTAAVLTLVQFAAVGGILAVHARTVRRRETALRLVDPSHTAHRPRGAAQRALLGSVLATVGLLIAAPLAVLVERSFDGPGGYGLVFYRALQSAEASGGTFLVPPLEAVWNSLQYALAATAVALLVGSLAAAALAFPRTASGGAPTAGRVVRGFDALLMLPLGVSAVTVGFGFLITLDEPPLDLRTSWILVPLAQALVGVPFVVRTMLPVLRAVDARLREAAAVLGASPLRVWREVDLPLVRRALLVAAGFAFAVSLGEFGATVFIARPDNPTLPVAVARLLGRPGELNYGQAMALSTILMLVCAVALLLLDRLRPDRSAGEF; encoded by the coding sequence GTGGTCCTCGCTCGTCCTGAAGTAGCGGAGGCGTCCGGCGGGAGCGCCGGCCCGCGCGGGAGGAGGCTCCCGCGCGGGAAGGCGTCCCTGCGCGGCGCCGCGGCACGGGCGGCCCTGCTGGCCCTGCCGGTGGCGTTCTTCGCCCTGTTCTTCGCCTATCCCGTGGCCTCGATCGTCGGCCGCGGGCTGCGGGAGGGGGACTCCTGGCGGTTCGGCCAGATCGCCGAGGTCGTCGCCCGCCCCGACATCCTCGGGGTGCTCTGGTTCACCCTCTGGCAGGCGGTCGCCTCCACGGGCCTGACCCTGCTGATCGCGCTGCCCGGCGCATACGTCCTGGCCCGTCTCGACTTCCCCGGGAAGGAACTCCTGCGGGCGGTCGTCACCGTGCCGTTCGTCCTGCCCACCGTCGTCGTCGGCACCGCCTTCCTGGCCCTCCTGGGCCGTGGCGGGCTCCTCGACGACCTGTGGGGCGTACGGCTCGACACCACGGTCTGGGCGATCCTCCTCGCCCATGTGTTCTTCAACTACGCCGTGGTGGTGCGGACCGTCGGCGGCCTGTGGGCCCAGCTCGACCCCCGCCAGGAGGAGGCGGCCCGGGTGCTCGGCGCGGGCCGCTTCACGGCCTGGCGGCGTGTCACGCTGCCCGCGCTGGCCCCGGCCGTGGCCGCCGCGGCGCTGATGGTGTTCCTCTTCACCTTCACCTCGTTCGGTGTCGTGCAGATCCTCGGCGGCCCGGCGTACACCACGCTCGAGGTGGAGATCTACCGGCAGACCGCCCAGGTGCTGGACCTGTCCACGGCCGCCGTGCTGACCCTGGTGCAGTTCGCCGCCGTCGGCGGCATCCTCGCCGTGCACGCCCGGACCGTGCGGCGCCGGGAGACCGCGCTGCGGCTCGTCGATCCGTCGCACACCGCGCACCGCCCGAGGGGCGCCGCGCAGCGGGCCCTGCTCGGCTCCGTGCTCGCCACGGTCGGACTGCTGATCGCGGCACCGCTCGCGGTGCTGGTGGAGCGGTCGTTCGACGGGCCCGGCGGGTACGGCCTCGTCTTCTACCGGGCCCTGCAGTCGGCCGAGGCGAGCGGCGGCACGTTCCTCGTCCCGCCGCTGGAGGCGGTGTGGAACTCCCTCCAGTACGCGCTCGCCGCCACCGCCGTCGCGCTCCTCGTGGGCTCCCTCGCGGCCGCGGCGCTCGCCTTCCCCCGGACCGCTTCCGGGGGAGCCCCCACGGCGGGCCGGGTCGTCCGCGGCTTCGACGCGCTGCTGATGCTGCCGCTCGGAGTCTCCGCCGTCACCGTGGGCTTCGGTTTCCTCATCACCCTCGACGAACCACCGCTCGACCTGCGCACCTCCTGGATCCTGGTGCCGCTGGCGCAGGCCCTGGTCGGGGTGCCCTTCGTGGTGCGGACGATGCTGCCCGTGCTGCGGGCCGTCGACGCACGGCTGCGGGAGGCCGCGGCCGTGCTGGGCGCCTCGCCGCTGCGCGTGTGGCGCGAGGTGGACCTGCCGCTGGTGCGCCGGGCGCTGCTGGTCGCCGCCGGTTTCGCCTTCGCCGTCTCGCTCGGCGAGTTCGGCGCCACCGTCTTCATCGCCCGGCCGGACAACCCGACGCTCCCGGTCGCCGTGGCCCGGCTCCTCGGCCGTCCCGGCGAACTCAACTACGGGCAGGCGATGGCGCTCTCGACGATCCTCATGCTGGTCTGCGCGGTGGCCCTGCTGCTGCTCGACCGGCTCCGCCCCGACCGTTCCGCAGGGGAGTTCTGA
- a CDS encoding alpha/beta hydrolase family protein has product MPLVLAAALLAGAPVPSAGAHPKAAAVDPSAPGSFAVGYTDLTVSASGRSFGARVWYPSASAGADTPVAPGAHPALAFGHGFFQDISKYQSLLRHYASWGFVAVAPKSQGGLFPSHSGFADDLAASLSWLTTQNGTPGSRFAGAIDVDRLGLSGHSMGGGAALLASARSTAVKSVSTLAAAETNPSAVTASGGLRIPAQFVGGSADSIAGVAGHQQKMYDAKPAPTQLRVITGGFHCGFVDTSGFGCDSGSIDRATQQRLTRGVTTAYLLYTLAGDRTLYDQVWGPAAQNLPGVVYSAKP; this is encoded by the coding sequence ATGCCGCTCGTGCTCGCAGCGGCCCTGCTCGCCGGCGCACCCGTCCCGTCCGCCGGCGCACATCCGAAGGCGGCGGCGGTGGACCCGTCCGCGCCCGGTTCGTTCGCCGTCGGTTACACCGACCTGACCGTGTCCGCGTCCGGCCGCTCGTTCGGCGCGCGGGTCTGGTACCCGAGTGCGTCGGCGGGCGCCGACACGCCGGTCGCTCCCGGTGCCCATCCCGCGCTCGCGTTCGGGCACGGCTTCTTCCAGGACATCTCCAAGTACCAGAGTCTGCTGCGGCACTACGCATCCTGGGGCTTCGTCGCCGTCGCGCCGAAGAGCCAGGGCGGCCTCTTCCCCAGCCACTCGGGGTTCGCCGACGACCTGGCGGCGTCCCTGAGCTGGCTCACGACCCAGAACGGAACCCCTGGCTCCCGCTTCGCCGGTGCCATCGACGTCGATCGCCTCGGCCTCTCCGGACACTCCATGGGAGGCGGCGCCGCACTGCTCGCGTCCGCCCGCAGCACGGCGGTCAAGAGCGTCTCCACACTCGCGGCCGCCGAGACCAACCCGTCCGCGGTCACCGCCTCCGGCGGCCTGCGCATACCGGCCCAGTTCGTCGGCGGAAGCGCCGACTCCATCGCCGGTGTGGCCGGTCACCAGCAGAAGATGTACGACGCCAAGCCCGCCCCCACCCAGCTCCGCGTCATCACGGGCGGCTTCCACTGCGGCTTCGTCGACACCTCGGGCTTCGGCTGCGACAGCGGATCGATCGACCGCGCCACCCAGCAGAGACTCACACGGGGCGTCACCACGGCGTATCTGCTCTACACCCTCGCCGGTGACCGGACCCTGTACGACCAGGTCTGGGGGCCGGCCGCGCAGAACCTTCCCGGCGTCGTCTACTCCGCGAAGCCGTAG
- a CDS encoding phosphatidate cytidylyltransferase, protein MNDSSRGAPTSTGYWGPPDQGAAPAGPAYDEPGTQQTRPMPIVPGDPDAGRDAADREDRDRGAARLSGPPVRDEMPQEPMPTPPPPAAPQPSEPQPPQKKRAGRDLRAAIGVGVGLGAVIVAALFVVKSVFVGVIAVAVVVGLWELTSRLRERKGIRAPLVPLAVGGAAMVVAGYVRGAEGAWVATALTALAVLVWRMTEPPEGYLRDVTAGLFATFYVPFLATFVAMMLTAEDGPQRVFTFLLLTVVSDTGAYAIGWRFGRHKLAPRISPGKTREGLLGAVAFGMAAGAVCMPLMIDGGTWWQGLVLGLAVAVSATLGDLGESMIKRDLGIKDMGSLLPGHGGIMDRLDSLLPTAPVVWLLFVVFVGAG, encoded by the coding sequence CCGGCTACTGGGGCCCGCCCGACCAGGGGGCTGCCCCGGCGGGTCCCGCATACGATGAGCCTGGTACCCAGCAGACTCGGCCCATGCCCATCGTGCCGGGTGATCCCGACGCAGGGAGAGACGCCGCAGACCGCGAAGACCGTGATCGGGGGGCCGCTCGGCTGAGCGGCCCCCCGGTCCGCGACGAGATGCCGCAGGAGCCCATGCCCACCCCTCCGCCGCCTGCGGCCCCCCAGCCGTCGGAGCCGCAGCCGCCGCAGAAGAAGCGCGCAGGCCGTGATCTCCGTGCTGCCATAGGGGTCGGCGTCGGGCTCGGTGCGGTGATCGTCGCGGCTCTGTTCGTCGTCAAGTCCGTGTTCGTCGGCGTGATCGCCGTCGCCGTGGTCGTCGGGCTGTGGGAGCTCACCTCCCGCCTCCGGGAGCGCAAGGGCATCAGGGCCCCCCTGGTGCCGCTCGCGGTGGGCGGCGCGGCGATGGTCGTGGCCGGCTACGTCCGGGGCGCCGAGGGCGCGTGGGTCGCCACCGCCCTCACCGCCCTGGCGGTGCTGGTCTGGCGGATGACCGAGCCGCCCGAGGGCTACCTCAGGGACGTCACGGCCGGGCTCTTCGCGACGTTCTACGTGCCGTTCCTCGCCACGTTCGTCGCGATGATGCTCACCGCGGAGGACGGCCCGCAGCGGGTCTTCACGTTCCTCCTGCTGACGGTCGTGAGCGACACCGGCGCGTACGCGATCGGCTGGCGTTTCGGCAGGCACAAGCTCGCGCCGCGCATCAGCCCCGGGAAGACCCGCGAGGGACTGCTGGGCGCCGTGGCGTTCGGCATGGCGGCGGGCGCCGTCTGCATGCCGCTCATGATCGACGGCGGCACCTGGTGGCAGGGCCTGGTCCTCGGCCTCGCGGTCGCGGTCAGCGCGACCCTGGGCGACCTCGGTGAGTCGATGATCAAGCGGGACCTGGGCATCAAGGACATGGGCTCCCTGCTGCCGGGTCACGGGGGCATCATGGACCGGCTGGACTCGCTGCTGCCCACGGCGCCGGTGGTGTGGCTGCTGTTCGTGGTGTTCGTCGGCGCCGGCTGA
- a CDS encoding ABC transporter ATP-binding protein → MLALEGATVRFGRRAALDAVDLEVADHEIVCVLGPSGSGKSTLLRAVTGLQPLDGGRVLLGGADQSGVPVHRRGVGLMFQDHQLFPQRDVGGNVAFGLRMHGVPKGEQRQRVEELLELVGLPGAARRAVGALSGGEQQRVALARALAPRPRLLMLDEPLGQLDRTLRERLVVELRAVFRRLGTTVLAVTHDQGEAFALADRVVVMRDGRVAQSGTPRDVWQRPASEFVARFLGFANVVPATVTGGTAATPWGGVPVPAGSPQGACRLLVRPSAVRLGPSGAGLPCVVESLTFRGHHVAVRLRPHDAPPLEAECGLRDAPEVGTEVGAVFAAEDVVVLRPGTGA, encoded by the coding sequence ATGCTGGCGCTGGAGGGCGCGACCGTACGCTTCGGGCGGCGGGCGGCGCTGGACGCGGTGGATCTGGAGGTGGCCGACCACGAGATCGTGTGCGTGCTCGGGCCGAGCGGCAGCGGCAAGTCGACCCTGCTGAGGGCCGTCACCGGACTGCAGCCACTGGACGGCGGCCGGGTCCTGCTCGGTGGCGCCGACCAGTCCGGGGTGCCGGTGCACCGGCGCGGGGTGGGCCTGATGTTCCAGGACCACCAGCTCTTCCCGCAGCGCGACGTCGGCGGCAACGTCGCCTTCGGCCTGCGGATGCACGGCGTACCGAAGGGTGAGCAGCGGCAGCGGGTGGAGGAGCTGCTGGAGCTGGTCGGCCTCCCCGGCGCCGCGAGGCGGGCCGTCGGCGCGCTGTCCGGCGGGGAGCAGCAGCGCGTCGCCCTCGCCCGGGCGCTGGCGCCCAGGCCCCGGCTGCTGATGCTCGACGAGCCCCTCGGCCAGCTCGACCGCACCCTCAGGGAACGGCTCGTCGTCGAACTGCGTGCGGTGTTCCGCCGGCTGGGCACGACGGTGCTCGCCGTCACCCATGACCAGGGGGAGGCCTTCGCGCTCGCCGACCGGGTCGTGGTCATGCGGGACGGGCGGGTCGCCCAGTCGGGTACGCCCCGGGACGTGTGGCAGCGGCCCGCCTCCGAGTTCGTCGCCCGGTTCCTCGGCTTCGCCAATGTGGTGCCCGCGACGGTGACCGGTGGCACCGCCGCCACCCCCTGGGGCGGCGTCCCGGTCCCCGCGGGCTCGCCCCAGGGGGCCTGCCGGCTGCTGGTGCGGCCGTCCGCGGTACGGCTCGGGCCGAGCGGCGCGGGACTGCCGTGCGTGGTGGAGTCGCTGACCTTCCGCGGCCACCATGTCGCGGTGCGGCTGCGGCCGCACGACGCGCCGCCACTGGAGGCCGAGTGCGGACTCAGGGACGCTCCCGAGGTGGGAACGGAGGTCGGGGCCGTGTTCGCCGCGGAGGACGTGGTGGTCCTGCGGCCCGGCACCGGCGCCTGA
- a CDS encoding thiamine ABC transporter substrate-binding protein, translating to MSTTKKIAVSALAAALGVTTLAACGGGSGDGSAGADGSGSKTVTLVSHDSFNASPAVLKEFTEQTGYTVKVLKSGDAVEALNKEILTKGSPQGDVFFGVDNTTLSRALDNGLFTPYEAKGLERVPEAVRLDPGKHRVTPVDSGDICVNYDRKYFADRKLAPPQTLDDLAEPAYRNLLVVENPERSSPGLGFLLGTAAAYGDDGWQDYWKKLRANGVKVVDSWEIAYNQEFSGSAGGRAAKGDRPLVVSYASSPPVEVLYAEPRPKTAPTGVSTGTCFRQIEAAGLLDGARNEAGGKALLDFLISRKFQEDMPLTMFVNPVAEDAKLPPLFTEFGEVIAEPRTMAPEKIAENRDQWIQSWSSLVLK from the coding sequence GTGAGCACCACCAAGAAGATCGCCGTCAGCGCGCTCGCCGCGGCCCTCGGCGTGACCACCCTCGCGGCCTGCGGAGGCGGCTCGGGGGACGGCTCCGCCGGAGCGGACGGCAGCGGCTCCAAGACCGTGACGCTGGTCAGCCACGACTCCTTCAACGCCTCGCCCGCCGTGCTGAAGGAGTTCACCGAGCAGACCGGCTACACGGTCAAGGTGCTGAAGAGCGGAGACGCCGTCGAGGCGCTCAACAAGGAGATCCTCACCAAGGGCTCCCCGCAGGGCGACGTGTTCTTCGGCGTCGACAACACCACGCTCTCCCGGGCCCTCGACAACGGCCTCTTCACCCCGTACGAGGCCAAGGGCCTGGAGCGGGTCCCCGAGGCCGTCCGGCTCGACCCGGGCAAGCACCGGGTCACGCCGGTCGACAGCGGTGACATCTGCGTCAACTACGACAGGAAGTACTTCGCCGACCGCAAGCTCGCCCCGCCGCAGACCCTCGACGACCTCGCCGAGCCCGCCTACCGGAACCTGCTGGTCGTCGAGAACCCCGAGCGATCCTCGCCCGGCCTCGGCTTCCTCCTCGGCACCGCCGCCGCCTACGGGGACGACGGCTGGCAGGACTACTGGAAGAAGCTGCGGGCGAACGGCGTGAAGGTCGTCGACAGCTGGGAGATCGCCTACAACCAGGAGTTCTCCGGTTCCGCCGGCGGGCGGGCGGCCAAGGGCGACCGGCCGCTCGTCGTCTCGTACGCCTCCAGCCCCCCGGTCGAGGTGCTGTACGCCGAGCCCCGGCCGAAGACGGCGCCGACCGGCGTCTCCACCGGCACCTGCTTCCGCCAGATCGAGGCCGCGGGCCTGCTCGACGGCGCCCGGAACGAGGCCGGCGGCAAGGCCCTGCTGGACTTCCTGATCAGCAGGAAGTTCCAGGAGGACATGCCGCTCACCATGTTCGTGAACCCGGTGGCCGAGGACGCGAAGCTGCCCCCGCTGTTCACCGAGTTCGGTGAGGTGATCGCCGAGCCGCGGACGATGGCCCCGGAGAAGATCGCCGAGAACCGCGACCAGTGGATCCAGTCGTGGTCCTCGCTCGTCCTGAAGTAG
- a CDS encoding ABC transporter ATP-binding protein, translating into MVVPPDNDVLWARSLNHDFGGSPALRGVSLGVREGEILAVNGPRGSGKTTLLRCLSGQIVPQQGEVWFNSTPVHTMGALNRERLRRERFGWIGPEPQLVPELTAWENTALPLLLRGSSHRKARTTALEWMERLDIGRCARKRPRALLQSQRQRIALARALVTTPAVLFADEPTATLHSADRAQVLRTLTTAARSHRITLVLATHDEEVATLADRGVTLVDGRRVTPTQDADTEGRAECSLSV; encoded by the coding sequence ATGGTGGTCCCGCCGGACAACGATGTGCTCTGGGCGAGGTCCCTGAACCACGACTTCGGCGGCTCGCCCGCCCTCCGCGGAGTCTCCCTCGGGGTGCGCGAGGGCGAGATCCTCGCCGTGAACGGCCCGCGCGGCAGCGGGAAGACGACCCTGCTGCGCTGCCTGTCCGGCCAGATCGTGCCGCAGCAGGGCGAGGTGTGGTTCAACAGCACACCCGTCCACACCATGGGGGCACTGAACCGCGAGCGGCTGCGGCGCGAGCGCTTCGGCTGGATCGGCCCGGAGCCCCAGCTGGTACCCGAACTGACCGCCTGGGAGAACACGGCGCTGCCGCTGCTGCTGCGCGGCTCCTCCCACCGCAAGGCCAGGACCACCGCCCTGGAGTGGATGGAACGGCTCGACATCGGCCGCTGCGCCCGCAAGCGCCCCCGGGCCCTGCTGCAGTCGCAGCGGCAGCGGATCGCGCTCGCCCGCGCCCTGGTCACCACACCCGCGGTGCTGTTCGCCGACGAGCCGACCGCGACACTGCACAGCGCCGACCGGGCCCAGGTGCTGCGCACCCTCACCACCGCCGCCCGGTCCCACCGCATCACCCTCGTGCTCGCGACCCATGACGAGGAGGTCGCCACGCTCGCCGACCGCGGGGTGACGCTGGTGGACGGCCGGCGCGTCACCCCGACGCAGGACGCGGACACGGAAGGCCGGGCCGAGTGCTCGCTCTCCGTCTGA